One window from the genome of Alistipes sp. ZOR0009 encodes:
- a CDS encoding NAD(P)H-binding protein, with amino-acid sequence MNTKIAIVIGGTGLVGTALLEQLVADERYAEIVAIGRRKPSVESQKITFIENTLEKPKSAAEHLFGDDLFICIGTTIKKAKSQENFKYVDYTIPKKIAKHARKNGVKNIAVVSSVGAQRKSNNFYLKTKGKMEEAIIAEAFRRTVVLRPSLLLGKRKEHRLAESIGHSLSGVLNLLMVGKLRKYRAVKATDVAAAMIKYINVDTVGTDIIHYDYIIK; translated from the coding sequence ATGAACACGAAAATTGCTATCGTAATCGGCGGAACAGGACTTGTTGGAACCGCCCTTCTAGAGCAGCTTGTAGCAGACGAACGCTACGCCGAAATTGTGGCCATAGGCCGACGAAAGCCCTCGGTTGAGAGCCAAAAAATAACGTTTATCGAAAATACGCTAGAGAAACCCAAGAGCGCCGCCGAGCATCTGTTTGGCGACGATCTGTTTATCTGCATCGGCACCACCATTAAGAAGGCCAAATCGCAGGAAAACTTCAAGTATGTGGACTACACCATCCCCAAAAAAATTGCCAAGCACGCCCGCAAAAACGGCGTGAAGAACATCGCCGTCGTTTCGTCGGTGGGGGCGCAGCGTAAGTCCAACAACTTTTACCTTAAGACCAAAGGAAAAATGGAGGAGGCCATCATCGCCGAAGCTTTTAGGCGTACGGTAGTGCTTCGCCCCTCGCTGCTGCTGGGCAAGCGCAAGGAGCATCGCCTAGCCGAATCGATTGGACACTCGCTATCGGGTGTGCTAAACCTGCTGATGGTAGGCAAGCTCCGTAAGTACCGTGCCGTAAAGGCCACCGACGTTGCCGCCGCCATGATTAAGTACATCAACGTCGATACCGTGGGTACCGACATCATCCACTACGACTATATTATCAAATAA
- a CDS encoding AIR synthase related protein produces MTNSSRYDQRGVSASKEDVHSAIKNLDKGLFPKAFCKVVPDILTGDPESCVVMHADGAGTKSSLAYMYWKETGDLSVWRGIAQDAIVMNIDDLLCVGITDNILLSSTIGRNKQLIPGEVIAAIINGTEDFVQEIRSLGVEILLTGGETADVGDLVRTIIVDSTVTARIKRSDIISNDRIRPGDVVVGLESYGQATYEKEYNGGMGSNGLTSARHDVFAHGLASKYPESFDASIPDNLVYSGKYNLTDIDPETGVTMGKLVLSPTRTYAPVVKAVLDRMRAEVHGMVHCSGGAQTKVLHFVDDVHVVKDNLFPIPPLFRYIKECSGTEWKEMYKVYNMGHRMEFYVAPEHAQAVIEISESFGIKAQVVGRVEASSNGAKVTVKSEHGEFVYEK; encoded by the coding sequence ATGACCAACTCTTCGAGATACGACCAACGCGGTGTATCTGCATCAAAGGAAGATGTGCATAGCGCCATCAAGAATCTGGATAAAGGTTTATTCCCAAAGGCATTTTGTAAAGTCGTTCCCGACATTCTCACCGGCGATCCCGAGTCGTGCGTGGTGATGCATGCCGATGGGGCGGGTACCAAATCGTCGTTGGCCTACATGTACTGGAAGGAGACTGGCGACCTGTCGGTTTGGCGAGGCATCGCACAGGACGCGATTGTGATGAATATCGACGACCTGCTTTGTGTGGGAATCACCGATAACATCCTGCTTTCGTCTACCATTGGGCGTAATAAGCAGCTAATCCCCGGCGAGGTTATCGCGGCCATCATCAACGGCACCGAAGACTTTGTGCAGGAGATACGCAGCCTTGGCGTGGAGATCCTGCTAACCGGCGGCGAAACGGCAGACGTGGGCGACTTGGTGCGCACCATCATTGTGGATAGCACGGTTACGGCCCGCATTAAGCGCAGCGATATTATCAGCAACGATAGGATTCGCCCTGGCGACGTGGTGGTCGGGCTCGAGTCGTACGGACAGGCTACCTACGAGAAGGAGTACAATGGAGGAATGGGAAGCAACGGGCTAACGTCTGCGCGTCACGATGTGTTTGCGCACGGGTTGGCATCTAAATACCCCGAGAGCTTCGACGCCTCGATTCCTGACAACCTGGTTTACTCGGGCAAGTATAACCTCACCGATATCGACCCCGAAACGGGCGTTACCATGGGTAAGCTGGTGCTATCGCCAACACGTACCTACGCTCCGGTGGTTAAGGCGGTGCTGGATAGGATGCGTGCCGAGGTTCATGGGATGGTACACTGCTCGGGTGGCGCACAAACCAAGGTGCTGCACTTTGTAGACGACGTGCACGTGGTAAAGGATAACCTTTTCCCGATACCTCCGCTGTTCCGCTACATCAAGGAGTGCTCGGGTACCGAGTGGAAGGAGATGTACAAGGTGTACAACATGGGCCATCGCATGGAGTTTTACGTAGCGCCAGAGCATGCGCAGGCGGTTATCGAAATCAGCGAGTCGTTTGGCATTAAGGCGCAGGTGGTGGGCCGCGTAGAGGCTTCGAGCAACGGTGCTAAGGTTACCGTTAAGAGCGAACACGGCGAGTTTGTTTACGAAAAGTAG
- a CDS encoding ATP-binding cassette domain-containing protein: MIHVENLSVSFGSEQVLHNISFVAHRGQKVALAGPSGSGKSTIINLLMGFVHPYAGNVRVAGLTLSEQTVNQVRSRISWLPQELAFRLDTVRELFYLPFTYRINRHLCPSDDEVRRLFDELLLDVALLDKPLGEISGGQKQRIALASVLLLKRDILLLDEPTSALDAESRGAIIAMVKRLTDVTVLVSSHDAEWMDAVDTIINLRR; encoded by the coding sequence ATGATACACGTAGAAAACCTATCGGTAAGCTTTGGGAGCGAGCAGGTGCTCCATAATATCTCCTTTGTGGCCCATCGGGGCCAAAAGGTGGCGCTTGCCGGCCCTTCGGGCAGCGGAAAATCCACCATTATAAACCTGCTAATGGGATTTGTGCACCCCTATGCCGGAAACGTTAGGGTGGCAGGGCTTACCCTTAGCGAGCAAACCGTAAATCAGGTTCGGAGCCGCATTTCTTGGCTCCCACAGGAGCTGGCTTTTCGGCTCGATACCGTTCGCGAGCTCTTTTACCTTCCTTTTACCTACCGGATAAATCGGCACCTCTGCCCATCGGACGATGAGGTGCGGCGCCTATTCGACGAGCTGCTGCTCGATGTAGCGCTGCTGGATAAGCCGCTAGGCGAAATCTCGGGCGGACAAAAGCAGCGCATCGCCCTTGCTTCGGTGCTGCTCCTAAAAAGGGATATCCTGCTGCTCGACGAGCCTACCTCGGCGCTCGATGCCGAGTCGAGGGGAGCCATCATCGCTATGGTAAAGAGGCTAACGGATGTTACCGTGCTGGTATCCTCGCACGATGCCGAGTGGATGGATGCCGTGGATACGATAATCAATTTAAGGAGGTAA
- a CDS encoding mechanosensitive ion channel family protein, producing MTLREILMYNLFEFDKLTIHVYQLVIVAILYLITKLVLFIIKRLLYRRARRHEEALDKGKYHSIYLLIKYFVWIISFSFMLKALGIDVSILLAGSAALFVGLGLGLQQTFNDIVSGIIILFERTIKVNDVVEVDGLVGKVIQINLRTSTIITPDDIEILVPNHRFINENVINWSHNKQATRFDVSVGVAYGSDTEKVKRILTEVAKSHPDILFDKDHDIIVRFTNFGDSSLDFQLKFWSLNSFFIGAIRSDLRFEINRRFNEENVEIPFPQRVVHLKN from the coding sequence ATGACGCTCCGAGAAATTTTAATGTACAACCTCTTCGAGTTCGATAAGCTAACCATCCATGTTTATCAGCTGGTGATTGTGGCCATTCTCTACCTCATCACCAAGCTGGTGCTCTTTATTATTAAGCGGCTGCTATACCGCAGGGCACGCAGGCACGAGGAGGCGCTCGATAAGGGAAAGTACCATTCCATCTACCTCCTGATAAAATACTTTGTCTGGATTATATCATTCTCCTTCATGCTAAAGGCGCTAGGTATCGACGTCTCCATTCTTTTGGCTGGTTCGGCGGCGCTATTTGTAGGATTGGGACTTGGGCTGCAGCAAACCTTCAACGATATTGTATCTGGCATCATCATCCTATTTGAGCGCACCATTAAGGTAAACGACGTGGTAGAGGTAGATGGGCTTGTTGGCAAGGTTATCCAAATAAACCTGCGTACCTCAACCATTATCACCCCCGACGATATTGAAATACTGGTACCCAACCACCGATTTATCAACGAGAATGTGATAAACTGGAGCCATAACAAGCAGGCCACCCGTTTTGATGTTTCGGTGGGCGTTGCCTACGGTTCCGACACCGAGAAGGTAAAGCGCATCCTAACCGAGGTGGCCAAAAGCCATCCCGACATTCTGTTCGACAAGGATCATGATATTATTGTACGCTTTACCAACTTTGGCGATAGCTCGCTCGATTTCCAGCTGAAGTTCTGGTCGCTCAACTCCTTCTTTATTGGAGCCATCCGCAGCGATTTGCGCTTCGAGATTAACCGACGATTTAATGAGGAGAATGTGGAGATACCGTTTCCACAACGGGTTGTTCATCTCAAGAACTAA
- a CDS encoding alpha/beta hydrolase family protein: MRFTLLLVGLLLSSSTFAQVDRKIVGTWMGEIVSGSQSFRMVLHLKDDGGTLSCTLDSPDQGALGLPVKGATFANGLLKVDASNLSAAYEGKLLAGDSTVVGRWMQDGVAFPLNLSKQEKAVKLNRPQEPVAPFPYTVQQLTVDNAAGGAALSATLIIPKGAGTFAAVVLLSDTGPHNRDAEVMGHKPFWVMADFLARNGIASIRFDERGVGKSTGNFKAATTNDFASDALAAFRVLYANPKVNKKKVGLLGHGEGAVVAAMVAGAEPKAAFVTLLSGMGIVGEDILLKQARAIARASGMAESAAAEAEELNREMYNIVKTEPDNSQAITQLTDMAWTVANGQPSLSREERSAVVDNISKSFATLLLPWYRGFLVLNPATYLAKVRVPVLALSGAMDLEVSADENLKAIEAALREGGNATFKVLKIDELNHLLQHCKTGLPNEYGVIEETISPDVLRLVKDWIKNEVGQPAPKK; this comes from the coding sequence ATGAGATTTACTCTTCTTCTAGTCGGATTACTTCTTTCCAGCAGCACCTTTGCGCAGGTTGACCGTAAGATTGTAGGAACCTGGATGGGCGAAATCGTTTCGGGCTCGCAATCTTTTAGAATGGTGCTTCACCTAAAGGATGATGGTGGAACGCTATCGTGTACCCTCGATAGCCCCGATCAGGGGGCGCTGGGGCTACCTGTTAAGGGGGCAACGTTTGCTAATGGGCTGCTAAAGGTTGATGCATCGAACCTAAGCGCAGCCTACGAGGGGAAGCTACTTGCTGGAGACTCTACGGTTGTTGGTCGTTGGATGCAGGACGGGGTGGCTTTTCCGCTGAACCTATCGAAGCAGGAGAAGGCGGTAAAGCTTAATCGGCCACAGGAACCAGTTGCCCCATTTCCCTATACCGTACAGCAGCTAACCGTAGATAATGCAGCTGGTGGCGCTGCGCTTTCGGCTACGTTGATAATTCCGAAGGGCGCTGGCACCTTTGCTGCCGTGGTGCTGCTATCCGATACGGGCCCTCACAATCGCGATGCCGAGGTGATGGGGCATAAGCCGTTTTGGGTGATGGCCGATTTCTTGGCTCGCAATGGTATTGCCTCCATCCGATTCGACGAAAGGGGCGTGGGAAAATCGACCGGAAACTTTAAGGCTGCTACCACCAACGACTTTGCCTCCGATGCGCTAGCCGCGTTTCGGGTTCTTTACGCCAACCCAAAGGTTAACAAAAAGAAGGTAGGCCTTTTGGGGCATGGCGAGGGGGCTGTGGTAGCCGCGATGGTGGCTGGTGCCGAGCCTAAAGCTGCCTTTGTAACCCTGCTTAGCGGTATGGGAATAGTAGGGGAGGATATCCTGCTAAAGCAAGCTCGGGCAATTGCTCGGGCATCGGGAATGGCCGAAAGCGCCGCTGCCGAGGCCGAGGAGCTAAATCGGGAGATGTATAATATAGTAAAAACGGAACCAGATAATTCGCAAGCCATAACCCAGCTTACCGATATGGCTTGGACCGTTGCCAACGGCCAGCCTTCGCTATCGCGCGAGGAGCGGAGTGCGGTGGTAGACAACATATCAAAATCTTTTGCCACCCTGCTGCTACCTTGGTACCGCGGCTTTCTGGTGCTAAATCCAGCCACCTACCTAGCAAAGGTTCGGGTGCCGGTGCTGGCGCTAAGCGGGGCAATGGATTTGGAGGTATCGGCCGACGAAAACCTGAAAGCCATAGAGGCTGCCTTGCGTGAGGGAGGAAATGCTACCTTTAAGGTGCTAAAAATTGACGAACTAAACCATCTTTTGCAGCACTGCAAAACGGGACTTCCCAACGAATATGGGGTTATCGAGGAGACAATATCTCCCGATGTGCTGCGCCTTGTAAAAGATTGGATCAAAAATGAGGTTGGACAGCCAGCACCAAAAAAATGA
- a CDS encoding winged helix-turn-helix transcriptional regulator — MANQVDTSLFLPNCPIRNILTRIGDKWSILVLYTLAQNGTMRFNALQKEIPDISQKMLTVTLRVLEEDGLVNRQVYAEVPPKVEYTLTERAHSFLPHMNALIAWAKENMNDIMADRAKSSEGL; from the coding sequence ATGGCAAACCAAGTTGATACAAGCCTTTTCCTTCCCAACTGCCCCATTCGTAATATCCTTACTCGTATTGGCGACAAGTGGTCGATACTGGTGCTGTACACGTTGGCGCAGAATGGAACCATGCGCTTTAATGCGTTGCAGAAGGAAATTCCCGACATATCGCAGAAGATGCTTACCGTTACGTTGCGTGTGCTGGAGGAGGATGGTTTGGTTAACCGCCAGGTTTATGCAGAGGTTCCCCCAAAGGTAGAATATACGCTTACCGAGAGGGCGCATAGCTTTTTACCCCACATGAATGCGCTTATCGCTTGGGCAAAAGAAAATATGAACGATATAATGGCTGATAGGGCGAAGAGCTCCGAAGGCCTATAG
- a CDS encoding ABC transporter permease, which translates to MGVQDISWVDLGLGYLLLVIPLLAFRYYQTGLVRSTLIAIARMTVQLLLVGAYLGVIFRWNSAWVNILWVVAMVVVAAFTVVRRSELSRKLFLVPVLIAIAASVLLVDVYFLGVVVRLDFLFDARYFIPITGMLIGNCLSNNIVALNTFYHSLSKEQTLYRFALANGATRNEALAGFMREALRKSLNPTIATTAVVGLISLPGMMTGQILGGSNPEVAIKYQIMIMITILVSTLLTVILSILICNRFVFDGFGRLRTGK; encoded by the coding sequence ATGGGAGTACAGGATATATCGTGGGTTGACCTTGGGCTAGGATACCTTTTGCTGGTGATTCCGCTGCTTGCCTTTCGGTACTACCAAACGGGGCTGGTGCGCAGTACGCTTATTGCCATTGCCCGAATGACCGTTCAGCTGCTGCTGGTAGGTGCCTACCTCGGCGTAATATTTCGATGGAATAGCGCATGGGTAAACATCCTGTGGGTAGTAGCTATGGTGGTGGTGGCAGCCTTTACCGTGGTTAGGCGAAGCGAGCTGAGCCGTAAACTATTTCTTGTTCCCGTGCTGATTGCCATTGCAGCCAGCGTTTTGCTGGTAGACGTCTACTTCCTAGGTGTTGTGGTGCGCCTCGACTTTCTTTTTGATGCCCGCTACTTTATTCCGATTACCGGAATGCTAATTGGAAACTGCCTATCCAACAATATTGTTGCGCTAAATACCTTTTACCATAGCCTTAGCAAGGAGCAAACCCTTTACCGATTTGCGCTGGCCAACGGCGCAACCCGTAACGAGGCGCTGGCAGGCTTTATGCGCGAGGCGCTTCGAAAATCGCTAAATCCCACCATTGCTACCACGGCGGTGGTAGGCCTTATTTCCCTGCCGGGGATGATGACCGGGCAAATACTGGGAGGTTCTAACCCCGAGGTAGCCATAAAGTACCAAATAATGATTATGATTACCATTCTGGTATCTACCCTGCTAACGGTAATTCTTTCTATCCTTATCTGCAACCGCTTTGTTTTCGACGGCTTTGGTCGTTTAAGGACGGGAAAATAG
- a CDS encoding NAD(P)-dependent oxidoreductase, whose product MKKVLLIGASGFVGAAILNEALSRGHQVVAAVRNPDKITVKHPNLEVVKADASSADAIAKLGQGTDAIISAYNPGWSNPNIYQETLTVYPAILKGAKASGTKRLLCVGGAGTLFCAPNLRVVDAGVIPEEIMPAVRSLGEFYLNTLANEKDIDWVFFSPAGHLAPGERTGVFRLGKDDLIVDANGESHISVEDYALAMIDELETEAHHYERFTIGY is encoded by the coding sequence ATGAAAAAGGTACTACTTATTGGTGCAAGCGGTTTTGTAGGGGCCGCCATTTTGAACGAGGCCCTTAGCAGAGGACATCAGGTTGTTGCAGCGGTGCGCAATCCTGATAAAATTACCGTAAAGCACCCAAACCTAGAGGTTGTTAAGGCGGATGCCTCTTCGGCTGACGCCATTGCGAAGCTTGGCCAAGGCACCGATGCCATTATCAGCGCCTACAATCCAGGATGGAGCAACCCCAACATTTACCAGGAGACGCTAACCGTTTATCCCGCCATCCTAAAAGGAGCCAAGGCGTCGGGAACAAAGCGGCTGCTGTGCGTTGGAGGAGCAGGCACCCTATTCTGTGCACCAAACCTTCGTGTAGTCGATGCTGGCGTTATTCCCGAAGAAATTATGCCTGCGGTAAGATCGCTTGGCGAGTTTTACCTAAATACGCTTGCCAACGAGAAGGATATCGACTGGGTATTCTTTTCTCCTGCAGGCCACCTCGCTCCCGGCGAGCGCACCGGCGTATTTCGTTTAGGCAAAGACGATCTTATTGTCGACGCCAACGGAGAGAGCCACATCTCGGTAGAAGATTATGCCCTTGCAATGATTGACGAGCTGGAAACAGAGGCGCACCATTACGAGCGGTTTACAATTGGCTACTAA